The DNA region TGGCCAGTAAACCTCCAACACCCAGAACTACCTGTCATCTCAAACCTCCTGAAACACGAGCGTCACACAGTAGTGAAACTGGATCCCCTCCTACACCCGCTATGGCCAGTAAACCTCCAACACCCACAGCTCCAGATCATCTCAAAACTACTGAGACACCAAGATCATCCAGTGGTGAAACTGGATCTCCTCCTAAATCCACTATGGCCAGTAAACCTGCAACACCCAGAACTCCAGATCATCTCAAGACTACTGAGACACCAGCGACACCGTGTAGTGAAACTGGATCTCCTCCTAAACCCGCTATGGCCAGTAAACGTCCAACTCCCAGGATGCCAAGTCATCTGAAAACTACTAAAAAACCAACGACTTCCGGAAGTGAAACTGGATCTCCTTCTACACCCGATATAGCCAGAAAACCACCAACTCCCAGTACTCCAGATCATCTCAAAACTACTGAGACACCAAGAGCACCCAGTAGTGACAGTGGATCTTCTAATACACCCGCTATGGCCAGTAAATCTGCAACTCCCAGAATGCGAAGTCATCTCAATACTCCTGAAACACCAGCGACACCGAGTAGTGAAACTGGATCTCCTCCTAAACCCGCTATGGCCAGTAAACGTCCAACTCCCAGGATGCCAAGTCATCTGAAAACTACTACAAAACCAACGACTTCCGGAAGTGAAACTGGATCACCTCATACACCCGATATGACCCGAAAGCCACCAACTCCCAGAACTCCACATCATTTCAAAACTACTGAGACAGCAAAAGCACCCAGTAGTGAAAGTGGATCTCCTAATACACCCCCTATGGCCAGTAAATCTCCAACTCCCGGGATGCGAAGTCATCTGAAAACTACTGACGCACCAACGACATCCGGAAGTGAAGCTGGATCTCCTCCTAAACCCACTATGGCCAGTATACGTCCAACTTCCAGGATGCCAAGTCATCTGAGAACTACTAAAAAACCAACGACTTCCGGAAGTGAAACTGGATCTCCTCTTACTCCCGATATAGCCAGAAACCCACCAACTCCCAGAGCTCCAGATCATCTCAAAACTACTGAGACGACAACGGCACCCAGTAGTCAAACTGGATCTCCTCCTAAACCCGCAATGGCCAGTAAACCTCCAACACCCAGAACTACCGGTCATCTCAAACCTCCTGAAACACGAGCGTCACACAGTAGTGAAACTGGATCCCCTCCTACACCCGCTATGGCCAGTAAACCTCCAACACCCATAACTCCAGATCATCTCAAAACTACTGAGACACCAAGATCATCCAGTGGTGAAACTGGATCTCCTCCTAAACCCACTATGGCCAGTATACGTCCAAGTCGCAGGATGCGAAGTCATCTGAAAACTACTAGAAAACCAACGACTTCCGGAAGTGAAACTGGATCTTCTCCTACACCCGCTATGGCCAGTAAACCTCCAACTCCCAGAACTCCAAGTCATCTGAAAGCTACTGAAAAACCAACGACATCCGGAAGTGAAACTGGACCTTGTCGTACACGTGATATGACCAGTAAGCCTCCTACTCCCAGGACGCCAAGTCATCTCAAAGCTCCTGAGACACCAGCGACACAGAGTAGTGAAACTGCACGTCCTCGTACACGCGGTATGTCCAGTAAACCTCCAAGTCCTAGGATGCGAAGTCATCTCAATACTCCTGAAACAACAGCGACACCCAGTAGTGAAACTGGATCCCCTCCTACACCCGCTATGGCCAGTAAACCTCCAACACCCAGAACTACCGGTCATCTCAAACCTCCTGAAACACGAGCGTCACACAGTAGTGAAACTGGATCCCCTCCTACACCCGCTATGGCCAGTAAACCTCCAACACCCAGGATGCCAAGACATCTGAAAACTACTAAAAAACCATCGACTTCCGGAAGTGAAACTGGATCTCCTCCTACACCCGATATTACCCGAAAACCTCCAACTCCCAGAACTCCAGATGATCTCAAAACTACTGAGACGACAACGGCACCCAGTAGTCAAACTGGATCCCCTCCTACACCCGCTATGGCCAGTAAACCTCCAACACCCATAACTCCAGATCATCTCAAAATTACTGAGACCCCAAGATCATCCAGTGGTGAAACTGGATCTCCTCCTAAACCCACTATGGCCAGTATACGTCCAAGTCGCAGGATGCGAAGTCATCTGAAAACTACTAAAAAACCAACGACTTCCGGAAGTGAAACTGGATCTTCTCCTACACCCGCTATGGTCAGTAAACCTCCAACTCCCAGAACTCCAAGTCATCTGAAAGCTACTGAAAAACCAACGACATCCGGAAGTGAAACTGGACCTTGTCGTACACGTGATATGACCAGTAAGCCTCCTACTCCCAGGACGCCAAGTCATCTCAAAGCTCCTGAGACACCAGCGACACAGAGTAGTGAAACTGCACGTCCTCGTACACGCGGTATGTCCAGTAAACCTCCAAGTCCTAGGATGCGAAGTCATCTCAATACTCCTGAAACACCAGCGACACCCAGTAGTGAAACTGGATATCCTCCTAAACCCGCTATGGCCAGTAAACCTCCAACACCCAGAACTACCGGTCATCTCAAACCTCCTGAAACACGAGCGTCACACAGTAGTGAAACTGGATCCCCTCCTACACCCGCTATGGCCAGTAAACCTCCAACACCCAGGATGCCAAGGCATCTGAAAACTACTAAAAAACCATCGACTTCTGGAAGTGAAACTGGATCTCCTCCTACACCCGATATTACCCGAAAACCTCCAACTCCCAGAACTCCAGGTCATCTCAAAACGACTGAAAAACCGACGACACGCAGTAGTAAAATAATACCTCCTCCTACACCCGCTATGGCCAGTAAACCTCCAACTCCCAGGACTCCAAGTCATCTGAAATCTACTGAAAAACCAACGACATCCGGAAGTGAAACTGGACCTTGTCGTACACGTGATATGACCAGTAAGCCTCCTACTCCCAGGACGCCAAGTCATCTCAAAGCTCCTGAGACACCAGCGACACCGAGTAGTGAAACTGCACGTCCTCGTACACGCGGTATGGCCAGTAAAGCTCCAACTTCCAGAACGTCAAGTCTTGTCAAGGCTACTGACACACCAACGATATCGAGTAGTGAAACTGCTCCTCCTCCTACACCCGATATGTCCAGTAAACCTCCAAGTCCCAGAACGCCTAGTAGTGAAACTGGATCTCCGCCTACACCCGGCATGCCAAGTAGACCTCCAACTCCCTGAACTCCAAAAAATCTGAATGCTACTGAAACATCAACGACATCCAGTAGTGAAATTGGTCCTTCTTCCACACCTGCTATGGTCAGTAGACCTCCAACTTCCAAAACTCCTGATACATCAGCGACCCCATATAGTGAAACTGGATCTCCTCGTACACATGGTAGGGCCAGTAAACCTCTAACTACGAGGACGGCAAGTCATGTGAAAGCTCCTGAAATACCAGCGACATACAGTAGTGAAACTGGATCATCTCCTACACCCGGAATGCCCAATATATCTGCAACTCCCTAGACAGCAGGTATTCCCGAAAGTCCTGAAACACCAATTACATCTAATAGTGAAATTGAACCTTTCCATACATCTGGTATAGTGATACCGCAATTCCCTGCGCATCTGCCACACCTAGTGATCCTACTAGTCCCTGCAAATACGTTACTCTACTCACATCCGATATTTCTGTAACTCCGTAAAGACAAACGACACCCAGTAGTGAATCTGAAACTCCCGGAACACCTGGAATTCATAGTGAGCCTGATACTCCAGGCCATTCTGGCAGGCCTTGTGGAACTGAAACAACTGCTACACCTGGCTATACTAACACGCCTGCTACGCTTCGCATTCCATGCTAATTAGTATCTCCCAGTAATCCTAGCACTGCTAGTTCATCTGATTCTTCAGGTACATCGGCAATAACTATTGAACCTTGTAATACTATCCCTGGGAATCCTGGTACATCTGGCACTCCTGGCACCCCTGCTAAAACAGCTACTCCTAACACTTCTGGCTCTACGTCAGGTATTCTAAATGTTACCTGGATTCATACGTACAAATATATACGGTGATAAGTTActgattatttatatatttcgcaGGAACTTCTGGTTCTACAAATACGCCAGGAAATTGCACACATGATGGGTTCTTCCCAGACCCCGCAGATTGTCGAAAATTCTATCGCTGTGTCGGCAGTGGTTCCACGTTTATCAAATACGAGTTCCAGTGCGGAACAGGAACTGCTTGGGATTCAGCAATTCAGAGCTGTAATCACGATTATCTCGTTCCCAGTTGTTCATATACAGCATCGACGGAAACTAGCACGGCTGCATCTGAATCAAGTACGAAGTCTACTTCTGAAGGTACTACAGCGTCTGCGACTATAGCATCTACTCAGCCCACGTCTGATTCGAGTACAGAAACTACTTCTGGAATAACTACGGAGAGGCCTAAGAACGCCACAGTTTGTGATAAGCCAGGTTTCTATCCGGACCCTACATGGTGTGACAAATTCTATCGTTGCGTTGACAATGGAAGAGGCTTCAACGTGTATCATTTCGACTGCGCACCCGGAACCATATGGGATCCTAGCATCGACACGTGCAATCATCCCGAGTCCGTGTATCCTCCAAGAAATTGCACGATGCGTCCGTCAAGTTCATCTACTACTACGGATCAAACGACAAGTAGTGCAGGTACTGAATCAACTGCAACTATGACAAATTCGACTACTGCACCTACAGCACCGACGGAATCTAACACAGCTGCATCTGAGTCAAGTACTGAACCAACATCTGGAGGTACTACAGTAACTACTACTGAATCATCCACTCAGTCAAATATAACCGATTCGACTGCTTCATCTGTAGCACCGACAGAAACTAACACAGCTGCATTTGTATCGAGTACAGTATCTACTTCTGAAGGTACAACAGCGACTGTAGCATCTACTGAACCCACGTCTGAATCGCATACAGAAAGTACCTCTGGGGCAACTACGAAGAAGCCTAATAACCCTACAGTTTGTGATAGGCCCGGATTCTATCCGGACCCAACATGGTGTGACAAATTCTATCGATGCGTTGACAATGAAAACGGTTTCAACGTGTATCATTTCGACTGCGCACCCGGAACCATATGGGATCCTAGCATCGACACGTGCAATCATCCCGAGTCCGTGTATCCTCCAAGAAATTGCACGATGCCTCCGTCCGGTTCATCTACTACTACGGAACAAGCGCCAAGTAGTGCAAGTACTGGATCTACTGCAACGACAACACAATCGACTACTGCAGAACCGCCGGGATCTAGCACGACTGCATCTGTATCAAGTACGAAGTCTACTTCTGAGGGTACTACAGCGCCTGCGTCGATAGCATCTACTCAGCCCACGTCTGATTCGAGTACGGAAACTACTTCTGGGACAACTACGAAGAAGCCTAATAACCCTACAGTTTGTGATAGGCCCGGATTCTATCCGGACCCAACATGGTGTGACAAATTCTATCGATGCGTTGACAATGGAAACGGTTTCAACGTGTATCATTTCGACTGCGCACCCGGAACCATATGGGACCCTAGCATCGACACTTGCAATCATCCCGAGTCCGTGTATCCTCCAAGAAATTGCACGATGGCTCCGTCAGGTTCATCTACTACTACGGATCAAGCGCCAAGTAGTGCAAGTACTGGATCTACTGCAACAATAACAGAATCGACTACTGCAGAACCGCCGGGATCTAGCACGACTGCATCTGAATCAAGTACGAAATCTACTTCTGAAGGTACTACAGCGCCTGCGTCTATAGCATCTACTCAGCCCACGTCTGATTCGAGTACCGAAACTACTTCTGGGACAACTACGAAGAAGCCTAATAACCCTACAGTTTGTGATAGGCCCGGATTCTATCCGGACCCAACATGGTGTGACAAATTCTATCGATGCGTTGACAATGGAAACGGTTTCAACGTGTATCATTTCGACTGCGCACCCGGAACCATATGGGATCCTAGCATCGACACGTGCAATCATCCCGAGTCCGCGTATCCTCCAAGAAATTGCACGATGCGTCCGTCAAGTTCATCTACTACTACGACAAGTAGTGCAGGTACTGAATCAACTGCAACTATAACAGATTCGACTACTGCACCTACAGAACCGACGGAATCTAACACAGCTGCATCTGAATCAAGTACTGAGCCTACGTCTGATGGTACTACAGTAACTACTACTGAAGCATCTACTCAGTCAACTATAACCGATTCCACTACTTCATCTATAGCACCGACAGAAACTAACACAGCTGCATCTGAATCGAGTACAGTATCTACTTCTGAAGGTACTACAGTGACTGCAACTGTAGCATCTACTGAGTCAACAATAACCGATTCGACTACTGCACCTACAGCACCGACGGAATCTAATTCAGCTACATCTGAATCAAGTACTGAGCCTACTTCTGAAGGTACTACAGTAACTACTACCGAAGCATCTACTCAGTCAACTATAACCGATTCGACTATTTCATCTACAGCACCGACGGGAAATAGCACAGCTGCATTTGTATCGAGTACAGTATCTACTTCTGAAGGTACAACAGCGACTGTAGCATCTACGGAGCCCACGTCTGAATCGCATACAGAAAGTACCTCTGGGGCAACTACGAAGAAGCCTAATAACCCTACAATTTGTGATAGGCCTGGATTCTATCCGGACCCGACATGGTGTGACAAATTCTATCGTTGCGTTGACAATGGAAGAGGTTTCAACGTGTATCATTTCGACTGCGCACCCGGAACCATATGGGACCCTAGCATCGACACTTGCAATCATCCCGAGTCCGTGTATCCTCCAAGAAATTGCAAGATGTCTCCGTCAGGTTCATCTACTACTACGGATCAAGCGCCAAGTAGTGCAAGTACTGGATCTACTGCAACAATAACACAATCGACTACTGCAGAACCGCCGGGATCTAGCACGACTGCATCTGAATCAAGTACGAAATCTACTTCTGAAGGTACTACAGCGCCTGCGTCTATAGCATCTACTCAGCCCACGTCTGATTCGAGTACGGAAACTACTTCTGGGACAACTACGGAGAAGCCTAAGAACCCCACAGTTTGTGATAGGCCTGGATTCTATCCGGACCCGACATGGTGTGACAAATTCTATCGTTGCGTTGACAATGGAAGAGGCTTCAACGTGTATCATTTCGACTGCGCACCCGGAACCATATGGGATCCTAGCATCGACACGTGCAATCATCCCGAGTCCGTGTATCCTCCAAGAAATTGCACGATGTCTCCGTCAAGTTCATCTACTACTACGGATCAAACGACAAGTAGTGCAGGTACTGAATCAACTGCAACTATAACAGATTCGACTACTGCACCTACAGAACCGACGGAATCTAACACAGCTGCATCTGAATCAAGTACTGAGCCTACGTCTGATGGTACTACAGTAACTACTACTGAAGCATCTACTCAGTCAACTATAACCGATTCCACTACTTCATCTATAGCACCGACAGAAACTAACACAGCTGCATCTGAATCGAGTACAGTATCTACTTCTGAAGGTACTACAGTGACTGCAACTGTAGCATCTACTGAGTCAACAATAACCGATTCGACTACTGCACCTACAGCACCGACGGAATCTAACACAGCTACATCTGAATCAAGTACTGAGCCTACTTCTGAAGGTACTACAGTAACTGCTACCGAAGCATCTACTCAGTCAACTATAACCGATTCGACTATTTCATCTACAGCACCGACGGGAAATAGCACAGCTGCATTTGTATCGAGTACAGTATCTACTTCTGAAGGTACAACAGCGACTGTAGCATCTACGGAGCCCACGTCTGAATCGCATACAGAAAGTACCTCTGGGACAACTACGAAGAAGCCTAATAACCCTACAGTTTGTGATAGGCCTGGTTTCTATCCGGACCCGACATGGTGTGACAAATTCTATCGTTGCGTTGACAATGGAAGAGGCTTCAACGTGTATCATTTCGACTGCGCACCCGGAACCATATGGGACCCTAGCATCGACACTTGCAATCATCCCGAGTCCGTGTATCCTCCAAGAAATTGCAAGATGTCTCCGTCAGGTTCATCTACTACTACGGAACAAACGTCAAGTAATGCAAGCACTGGATCTACTGCAACGACAACACAATCGACTACTGCAGAACCGCCGGGATCTAGCACGACTGCATCTGAATCAAGTACGAAGTCTACTTCTGAAGGTACTACAGCGCCTGCGACTATAACATCTACTCAGCCCACGTCTGATTCGAGTACGGAAACTACTTCTGGGACAACTACGAAGAAGCCTAAGAACCCTACAGTTTGTGATATGCCTGGATTCTATCCGGACCCGACATGGTGTGACAAATTCTATCGTTGCGTTGACAATGGAAGAGGCTTCAACGTGTATCATTTCGACTGCGCACCCGGAACCATATGGGACCCTAGCATCGACACTTGCAATCATCCCGAGTCCGTGTATCCTCCAAGAAATTGCAAGATGTCTCCGTCAGGTTCATCTACTACGACGGAACAATCGTCAAGTAATGCAAGCACTGGATCTACTGCCACGACAACACAATCGACTACTGCAGAACCGCCGGGATCTAGCACGACTGCATCTGTATCAAGTACGAAATCTACTTCTGAAGGTACTACAGCGCCTGCGACTATAACATCTACTCAGCCCACGTCTGATTCGAGTACGGAAACTACTTCTGGGACAACTACGGAGAAGCCTAAGAACCCCACAGTTTGTGATAGGCCTGGATTCTATCCGGACCCGACATGGTGTGACAAATTCTATCGTTGCGTTGACAATGGAAGAGGCTTCAACGTGTATCATTTCGACTGCGCACCCGGAACCATATGGGATCCTAGCATCGACACGTGCAATCATCCCGAGTCCGTGTATCCTCCAAGAAATTGCACGATGCGTCCGTCAAGTTCATCTACTACTACGGATCAAACGACAAGTAGTGCAGGTACTGAATCAACTGCAACTATAACAGATTCGACTACTGCACCTACAGAACCGACGGAATCTAACACAGCTGCATCTGAATCAAGTACTGAGCCTACGTCTGATGGTACTACAGTAACTACTACTGAAGCATCTACTCAGTCAACTATAACCGATTCCACTACTTCTTCTATAGCACCGACAGAAACTAACACAGCTGCATCTGAATCGAGTACAGTATCTACTTCTGAAGGTACTACAGTGACTGCAACTGTAGCATCTACTGAGTCAACAATAACCGATTCGACTACTGCACCTACAGCACCGACGGAATCTAACACTGCTACATCTGAATCAAGTACTGAGCCTACTTCTGAAGGTACTACAGTAACTACTACCGAAGCATCTACTCAGTCAACTATAACCGATTCGACTATTTTATCTACAGCACCGACGGGAAATAGCACAGCTGCATTTGTATCGAGTACAGTATCTACTTCTGAAGGTACAACAGCGACTGTAGCATCTACGGAGCCCACGTCTGAATCGCATACAGAAAGTACCTCTGGGGCAACTACGAAGAAGCCTAATAACTCTACAGTTTGTGATA from Bombus terrestris chromosome 14, iyBomTerr1.2, whole genome shotgun sequence includes:
- the LOC100651895 gene encoding mucin-5AC isoform X1 — its product is MWASLHTLGVLIALISPTLADIAKGLPSIHLPLPHLPSGFMCIEVGYHADPSDCRRFYRCVDWGFGKPLQIFQFECGVGTVFSMRRGNICTLPNDSDRPECGGNIINNNNSTTTSPPTTEIWATNGTVTNNLLQTTSQTTTTSLSTSSNQSSATSGKPGNDQGRGQCVQEGYFADVNNCRKFYRCVEEGSGNFVKHEFECGVGTVWDPDIQGCNHPWAVSREDCKEDSGTAATGSGDDNGQWTTDNSGQWTSGTGSPAQPGDATSQTGHQGQPGETTGQPASSGTPGTSGIEGSPSNPGTPGTPGIPGSPGIPSIPGRPGTPGTPGTTGTSGTSGSPSNPGTPGTPGIPGSPGIPSIPGRPGTPGTPGTSGTSDTTGTAATKGTSAITIEPCNTIPGNPGTSGTPGTPAKTATPNTSGSTSGTSGSTNTPGNCTHDGFFPDPADCRKFYRCVGSGSTFIKYEFQCGTGTAWDSAIQSCNHDYLVPSCSYTASTETSTAASESSTKSTSEGTTASATIASTQPTSDSSTETTSGITTERPKNATVCDKPGFYPDPTWCDKFYRCVDNGRGFNVYHFDCAPGTIWDPSIDTCNHPESVYPPRNCTMRPSSSSTTTDQTTSSAGTESTATMTNSTTAPTAPTESNTAASESSTEPTSGGTTVTTTESSTQSNITDSTASSVAPTETNTAAFVSSTVSTSEGTTATVASTEPTSESHTESTSGATTKKPNNPTVCDRPGFYPDPTWCDKFYRCVDNENGFNVYHFDCAPGTIWDPSIDTCNHPESVYPPRNCTMPPSGSSTTTEQAPSSASTGSTATTTQSTTAEPPGSSTTASVSSTKSTSEGTTAPASIASTQPTSDSSTETTSGTTTKKPNNPTVCDRPGFYPDPTWCDKFYRCVDNGNGFNVYHFDCAPGTIWDPSIDTCNHPESVYPPRNCTMAPSGSSTTTDQAPSSASTGSTATITESTTAEPPGSSTTASESSTKSTSEGTTAPASIASTQPTSDSSTETTSGTTTKKPNNPTVCDRPGFYPDPTWCDKFYRCVDNGNGFNVYHFDCAPGTIWDPSIDTCNHPESAYPPRNCTMRPSSSSTTTTSSAGTESTATITDSTTAPTEPTESNTAASESSTEPTSDGTTVTTTEASTQSTITDSTTSSIAPTETNTAASESSTVSTSEGTTVTATVASTESTITDSTTAPTAPTESNSATSESSTEPTSEGTTVTTTEASTQSTITDSTISSTAPTGNSTAAFVSSTVSTSEGTTATVASTEPTSESHTESTSGATTKKPNNPTICDRPGFYPDPTWCDKFYRCVDNGRGFNVYHFDCAPGTIWDPSIDTCNHPESVYPPRNCKMSPSGSSTTTDQAPSSASTGSTATITQSTTAEPPGSSTTASESSTKSTSEGTTAPASIASTQPTSDSSTETTSGTTTEKPKNPTVCDRPGFYPDPTWCDKFYRCVDNGRGFNVYHFDCAPGTIWDPSIDTCNHPESVYPPRNCTMSPSSSSTTTDQTTSSAGTESTATITDSTTAPTEPTESNTAASESSTEPTSDGTTVTTTEASTQSTITDSTTSSIAPTETNTAASESSTVSTSEGTTVTATVASTESTITDSTTAPTAPTESNTATSESSTEPTSEGTTVTATEASTQSTITDSTISSTAPTGNSTAAFVSSTVSTSEGTTATVASTEPTSESHTESTSGTTTKKPNNPTVCDRPGFYPDPTWCDKFYRCVDNGRGFNVYHFDCAPGTIWDPSIDTCNHPESVYPPRNCKMSPSGSSTTTEQTSSNASTGSTATTTQSTTAEPPGSSTTASESSTKSTSEGTTAPATITSTQPTSDSSTETTSGTTTKKPKNPTVCDMPGFYPDPTWCDKFYRCVDNGRGFNVYHFDCAPGTIWDPSIDTCNHPESVYPPRNCKMSPSGSSTTTEQSSSNASTGSTATTTQSTTAEPPGSSTTASVSSTKSTSEGTTAPATITSTQPTSDSSTETTSGTTTEKPKNPTVCDRPGFYPDPTWCDKFYRCVDNGRGFNVYHFDCAPGTIWDPSIDTCNHPESVYPPRNCTMRPSSSSTTTDQTTSSAGTESTATITDSTTAPTEPTESNTAASESSTEPTSDGTTVTTTEASTQSTITDSTTSSIAPTETNTAASESSTVSTSEGTTVTATVASTESTITDSTTAPTAPTESNTATSESSTEPTSEGTTVTTTEASTQSTITDSTILSTAPTGNSTAAFVSSTVSTSEGTTATVASTEPTSESHTESTSGATTKKPNNSTVCDRPGFYPDPTWCDKFYRCVDNGRGFNVYHFDCAPGTIWDPSIDTCNHPESVYPPRNCKMSPSGSSTTTDQAPSSASTGSTATITESTTAEPPGSSTTASESSTKSTSEGTTAPASIASTQPTSDSSTETTSGTTTEKPKNPTVCDRPGFYPDPTWCDKFYRCVDNGRGFNVYHFDCAPGTIWDPSIDTCNHPESVYPPRNCKMSPSGSSTTTDQAPSSASTGSTATITESTTAEPPGSSTTASESSTKSTSEGTTAPASIASTQPTSDSSTETTSGTTTEKPKNPTVCDRPGFYPDPTWCDKFYRCVDNGRGFNVYHFDCAPGTIWDPSIDTCNHPESVYPPRNCTMRPSSSSTTTDQTTSSAGTESTATITDSTTAPTEPTESNTAASESSTEPTSDGTTVTTTEASTQSTITDSTTSSIAPTETNTAASESSTVSTSEGTTVTATVASTVSTITDSTTAPTAPTESNTATSESSTEPTSEGTTVTATEASTQSTITDSTISSTAPTGNSTAAFVSSTVSTSEGTTATVASTEPTSESHTESTSGATTKKPNNPTVCDRPGFYPDPTWCDKFYRCVDNGRGFNVYHFDCAPGTIWDPSIDTCNHPESVYPPRNCKMSPSGSSTTTEQTSSNASTGSTATTTQSTTAEPPGSSTTASESSTKSTSEGTTAPATIASTQPTSDSSTETTSGTTTEKPKNLTVCDRPGFYPDPTWCDKFYRCVDNGRGFNVYHFDCAPGTIWDPSIDTCNYPESVYPPRNCMMPLLDSTTNAVQTSSSASTESTATITESNTAPAAPTESSTAVSESSTESTSESTTGTTTEAATQSTITDSTTSSIAPTGTSTAASESSTESTSEGSSVTATVPSTQPTITDSTTSPTAPTGTSTAASESSTESTSKGTTETTTKASTEPTSESGTEITSEETTKEPNNATVCDKPGFYPDPTLCDKFYQCIDNGNGFDVKYFICATGTIFDPNIGRCNQPESVHPPRDCAMFTTTVSSTTESTTRTAETATSTTGFTTGSTTEASIPTPCPIGNLTDEQIVLICPSGFRRHPKYCNLFYQCTMENNVDIKVLVLSCPEGLIFDDQKLQCLPEDKTDQHCKGTKASARFYRKLEESSMSPIKASSEVLCPGAGHYPYKQGCSSAFYNCKQNSRGNLEGYLYKCPENFLYSSVSRRCERATRLPLCTIFKDKDKENWEERWQIPIEESNLSARSLFV